In one window of Halocatena salina DNA:
- a CDS encoding helix-turn-helix domain-containing protein, producing the protein MRYITIVIAPTEEYLRSTGHQQMLESADDPSEIWIDDTLVATQEAIHYVNLLDDGTVVGVAQFRGDADRLATIENEVPEMISCTVTGGETWLAYMRYEPDEVERTLYELIDTEAISIDWPVRETADGVQVTLFGEDAALQQMIASIPDEMNLRLERAGEYQPHLNDPAEQLTDRQHEIVRAAIAAGYYEIPRQTTQRNLATDLGLSQRTIGEHLRRAEAKIVQSVVE; encoded by the coding sequence ATGAGATACATAACCATCGTTATTGCCCCAACCGAGGAATACCTTCGGTCGACGGGCCATCAACAGATGCTGGAAAGCGCCGACGATCCGAGCGAGATATGGATCGATGATACGCTCGTCGCGACCCAAGAAGCGATACACTACGTCAATCTTCTCGATGATGGGACCGTTGTCGGGGTCGCCCAGTTCAGAGGTGATGCTGATCGGCTCGCTACGATAGAAAACGAAGTTCCGGAGATGATCTCGTGCACCGTGACGGGTGGTGAGACGTGGCTGGCATATATGCGCTATGAGCCTGACGAGGTTGAAAGAACCCTTTACGAACTGATCGATACCGAAGCGATCAGTATCGACTGGCCAGTGAGAGAGACTGCTGACGGGGTGCAAGTCACGCTCTTCGGTGAGGACGCGGCCCTCCAGCAAATGATTGCTAGTATCCCTGATGAAATGAACCTGCGTCTTGAACGGGCAGGCGAGTATCAGCCACACCTGAATGACCCAGCGGAGCAACTCACCGACCGTCAACATGAGATCGTGCGGGCAGCGATCGCGGCGGGATACTATGAAATCCCACGGCAGACAACACAGCGTAACTTAGCGACCGATCTTGGATTGTCACAACGGACGATCGGAGAGCATCTTCGGCGAGCAGAAGCGAAGATTGTCCAGTCCGTGGTCGAATGA
- a CDS encoding ABC transporter ATP-binding protein — translation MSIETTEIPNVSTTAITARNVELTYSDGTRAVRGIDLEVPTGEFFGFLGPNGAGKTTAIKTFVTLLQPTAGSVTINGSYVVDDPRAVRSSIGYMAQETSVDEELTARENIRFACETYGVPRSERASRIDDLLALVDLADVADKQAQEFSGGMKKRLDVATALVHEPPLVFLDEPTTGLDPRARNRLWEYFQKINQQGTTVFLTTQYLEEADELCDRLSVIQDGKLVATNSPDALKSQVGGDILEITLADPTDEQRAHAREAARESGLFEGDTIESTNEGIAIASEHARRAGTDLLVALREAGFTVTGFDVHSPTLDDVFLAITGETASDETPNEQQPDDPVQPEVNR, via the coding sequence ATGTCTATCGAAACGACTGAAATACCGAATGTTTCCACGACGGCGATCACAGCGAGAAACGTCGAACTCACGTATTCGGACGGCACTCGAGCAGTGCGCGGCATCGACCTTGAAGTACCCACAGGCGAGTTCTTCGGATTTTTAGGGCCGAACGGGGCGGGCAAGACTACCGCTATCAAGACGTTCGTGACACTGTTACAGCCCACTGCCGGGTCAGTGACAATCAACGGGTCTTATGTCGTTGACGACCCCCGCGCTGTCCGGTCGTCTATCGGCTATATGGCCCAAGAGACAAGCGTGGACGAGGAGCTTACCGCTCGCGAGAATATCCGCTTCGCCTGCGAGACATACGGCGTTCCTCGGAGCGAGCGCGCTAGCCGGATTGACGACCTGTTAGCCCTCGTCGATCTCGCGGATGTTGCCGACAAGCAGGCCCAAGAATTCTCTGGTGGGATGAAAAAGCGCCTCGACGTGGCGACCGCCTTAGTGCATGAGCCACCGCTCGTCTTCCTCGACGAACCCACGACAGGACTGGACCCTCGGGCACGCAATCGCCTGTGGGAATACTTCCAGAAAATCAACCAGCAGGGGACGACGGTGTTTCTGACGACCCAGTACTTGGAGGAGGCCGACGAACTCTGCGACCGCCTGTCGGTGATTCAGGATGGCAAACTCGTCGCTACCAATTCGCCAGACGCGCTCAAATCACAGGTCGGCGGCGACATACTCGAAATCACGCTTGCAGATCCGACTGACGAGCAGCGAGCGCACGCCCGAGAGGCCGCCCGTGAGTCGGGACTGTTCGAGGGAGATACGATCGAATCCACCAACGAGGGCATCGCTATCGCGTCCGAGCACGCGCGCCGGGCTGGTACTGACCTCTTGGTAGCGCTGCGGGAAGCGGGCTTCACTGTGACGGGGTTCGACGTTCACTCGCCGACGCTCGATGACGTCTTCCTCGCTATCACCGGCGAGACAGCGAGCGACGAGACACCGAACGAACAACAGCCGGACGATCCCGTTCAACCGGAGGTGAATCGATGA